The following are encoded in a window of Solidesulfovibrio magneticus RS-1 genomic DNA:
- a CDS encoding response regulator, giving the protein MPTPDPQKAEQKRHILVVEDDKTTAKIMQRILSTSDFIVTIASDGESAIDLLSQGTQKFACILLDCILPGMTGLDVLRRIKEDIALRNIPVIICTALTDANNIRNAFKNEAFSYLIKPFPANLLNSVAHAAVDRHLAHAPDQVDGQQPACALELLDSGKFHCRTLEDARKLAMMLAAICPNPDRVTSGLLELFINGIEHGMLGIAYAEKTQLILSESWLAEVERRLEMDCYRDRKVVVAFERRPDELELTISDDGPGFSYQCYLDFDPERALHPHGRGIAMTCLFNLEHVEFLGCGNTVRVRIRLTENADENAAGK; this is encoded by the coding sequence ATGCCGACACCTGATCCCCAAAAGGCAGAACAAAAGAGACACATCCTTGTTGTTGAGGATGACAAAACCACTGCGAAAATCATGCAGCGCATTCTTTCGACTTCGGATTTCATTGTCACTATCGCCAGCGACGGGGAATCGGCCATAGATCTGCTTAGCCAGGGGACTCAAAAATTTGCCTGCATTCTACTTGACTGCATACTTCCCGGCATGACCGGCCTGGATGTCTTGCGGCGCATTAAGGAAGATATTGCGCTGCGAAACATTCCAGTCATCATATGCACAGCACTCACTGATGCAAACAACATCCGCAATGCCTTTAAAAACGAAGCTTTCTCGTATTTAATAAAGCCGTTTCCTGCAAATTTATTGAACAGCGTCGCGCATGCAGCCGTGGACAGACATCTTGCCCATGCGCCGGACCAGGTAGACGGGCAGCAGCCTGCCTGCGCACTGGAGCTCCTCGACAGCGGAAAATTCCATTGCCGCACCCTGGAGGACGCTCGAAAACTCGCCATGATGCTTGCTGCGATCTGCCCAAACCCTGACCGGGTGACTTCCGGCCTGCTGGAGCTGTTCATAAACGGAATTGAGCACGGGATGCTCGGCATCGCCTATGCGGAAAAAACCCAGCTTATCCTCAGCGAAAGCTGGCTCGCGGAAGTGGAACGCCGGCTGGAGATGGATTGCTACCGCGACCGAAAGGTCGTTGTCGCGTTTGAACGCCGCCCTGACGAACTCGAGCTGACCATCAGCGACGACGGCCCTGGCTTTTCGTATCAATGTTATCTGGATTTTGACCCTGAACGGGCGTTGCATCCGCATGGCCGGGGCATTGCCATGACCTGCCTGTTCAACCTGGAGCATGTCGAATTCCTGGGGTGCGGCAATACAGTTCGCGTCAGAATCCGGCTGACTGAAAACGCTGATGAGAACGCTGCCGGCAAATAG
- a CDS encoding PP2C family protein-serine/threonine phosphatase has protein sequence MRILIAEDDPASRKILTVCLEKLGYQVVATTNGLEAWQAMQQADAPKLAILDWMMPEIDGVEVCRRLRAINARQQPYLILLSALGTKEDIAKGLDAGADDYLTKPFNVLELQARIKVGVRLLEMQARLRQSMETIEASLLAAGEIQKSLLPKHFIGVGSLEFAWQFVPCDAIGGDVFNIVPLDAQRVGLYMVDVAGHGPAAAMVSVLVYQLLNATTGILADHTVKPPRILEPEEVLRILDGEFPLMRFKRHFTIVYAVFNHATGVLTYSNAGHCSPMVVDPNAGVTALTTAGTVIGVGAMPFGQESVALSPGYKVVFCSDGVEEIADASNAFFGEEGTKGTLLALQKEPVAALVQGLYDAAMGFAGGHPPGDDLSILAFEYKGVLPESS, from the coding sequence ATGCGTATATTGATCGCAGAGGACGACCCGGCATCGCGCAAAATCCTGACAGTGTGTCTGGAAAAGCTGGGCTACCAAGTTGTTGCGACAACGAATGGACTCGAAGCCTGGCAGGCGATGCAACAAGCCGACGCCCCCAAGCTGGCTATTCTGGATTGGATGATGCCCGAGATTGACGGCGTTGAAGTCTGCCGCCGCTTACGGGCCATCAATGCCAGGCAGCAACCCTATCTGATTTTGTTGAGCGCGTTGGGAACAAAGGAAGACATTGCCAAGGGACTGGACGCCGGTGCCGATGACTATTTGACAAAGCCCTTCAACGTCCTGGAGCTTCAGGCAAGAATTAAGGTCGGTGTCCGATTACTCGAGATGCAGGCACGTCTTCGGCAGTCGATGGAAACTATCGAGGCGTCGCTACTGGCGGCCGGGGAAATTCAAAAAAGCCTTTTGCCAAAGCATTTCATAGGAGTAGGGTCTCTGGAGTTTGCCTGGCAGTTTGTTCCTTGCGACGCAATCGGTGGAGACGTCTTTAACATTGTCCCGTTGGACGCGCAGCGAGTTGGTCTTTACATGGTCGACGTGGCCGGCCACGGGCCGGCGGCGGCGATGGTATCGGTTCTTGTCTACCAATTGTTGAACGCGACGACCGGCATCCTAGCTGACCATACGGTGAAGCCGCCGCGAATACTGGAACCGGAAGAAGTGTTGCGGATCCTTGACGGAGAATTTCCGCTCATGCGTTTCAAACGGCATTTTACCATTGTCTATGCTGTTTTCAATCATGCGACAGGCGTGTTGACCTACAGCAATGCCGGGCACTGTTCCCCTATGGTCGTTGATCCGAATGCCGGCGTGACGGCGTTGACGACCGCCGGAACCGTCATCGGGGTTGGCGCTATGCCTTTCGGGCAGGAGTCTGTTGCGCTTTCTCCAGGCTACAAAGTCGTGTTTTGCAGCGACGGCGTGGAGGAAATTGCCGACGCATCGAATGCATTCTTTGGGGAGGAAGGGACCAAGGGTACGTTGTTGGCGCTGCAGAAAGAGCCCGTCGCCGCCTTGGTGCAGGGCTTGTATGATGCGGCCATGGGTTTTGCGGGCGGGCATCCCCCAGGCGATGATTTGAGCATCTTGGCTTTTGAATACAAAGGGGTTCTGCCGGAATCGTCCTGA
- the tnpB gene encoding IS66 family insertion sequence element accessory protein TnpB (TnpB, as the term is used for proteins encoded by IS66 family insertion elements, is considered an accessory protein, since TnpC, encoded by a neighboring gene, is a DDE family transposase.), which translates to MMSPVSGVRVYLALGATDMRKSIDGLSILVSRQLQLDPFAGHLFGFCNRSRTIIKLLYWDRNGFCLWHKRLERHVFRWPTREAEVLAIDSRQLAWLLDGLDPLAVTGHSRLEYSTLF; encoded by the coding sequence ATGATGTCGCCGGTAAGCGGCGTCCGGGTTTATTTGGCTCTGGGAGCCACAGACATGCGCAAGTCCATCGACGGGCTGTCCATCCTGGTTTCACGGCAGCTGCAACTCGATCCGTTTGCCGGTCACCTTTTCGGCTTTTGCAACCGCAGCCGGACGATCATCAAGCTGCTCTACTGGGATCGCAACGGCTTTTGTCTGTGGCACAAGCGTCTGGAGCGGCATGTGTTTCGCTGGCCAACCCGCGAGGCGGAGGTGCTTGCCATTGACTCCCGGCAACTGGCCTGGCTGCTTGATGGTCTCGATCCCCTGGCCGTGACGGGACACTCCCGTCTGGAGTATTCGACGCTCTTTTAG
- the tnpA gene encoding IS66 family insertion sequence element accessory protein TnpA, which translates to MAASSAELSFEKAAYWSEHIEAWHRSGLSQGAYCRRQGLSQSSMGYWRKRLEAATGKEGASCVTLVPVPLPASAQADMATVPAPILVHVGNAFRIEIRGNFAAPVLEKLVRTLTRL; encoded by the coding sequence ATGGCAGCGTCATCAGCAGAGCTCAGTTTCGAGAAGGCGGCGTACTGGTCTGAACATATTGAGGCTTGGCATCGTAGCGGCCTGAGCCAGGGGGCTTACTGCCGGCGGCAGGGTCTTTCCCAAAGTTCCATGGGCTATTGGCGGAAGCGTTTGGAGGCAGCGACTGGCAAGGAGGGCGCGTCCTGCGTCACCCTCGTTCCCGTGCCTCTGCCGGCGTCGGCCCAGGCGGACATGGCAACCGTGCCGGCACCGATCCTAGTGCACGTGGGCAACGCCTTTCGCATCGAGATCAGAGGCAACTTCGCCGCGCCGGTGCTGGAAAAGCTTGTCCGCACGCTGACACGGCTATGA
- a CDS encoding tyrosine-type recombinase/integrase translates to MTGYAIDWATQYLDFAQKFASRTIWEKKAAFKALFKVVDPGSDPIALQPGKVLNALQPVSKSQSGHAANKMRKNLVAAWYWGVKYLSFPEKNPCQIDRFPETKSPRYVPSEQDFWAAYDAANPYDQRMLLAYLNTAARKRELFGMTWADVDFDNRRVRLWTAKREGGAKEFDWIPMTDDLFATMVEQRKHARGDLVFPDPETGEAFTSRQHYLERLCKRAKVRTFCWHAIRHLSASILIQNQVPLPTIQKILRHKNLTTTQGYIHELDNARDLMAALSRTNKSPRTRSSRPRADLVAVK, encoded by the coding sequence TTGACCGGTTACGCAATTGACTGGGCAACCCAATATCTGGATTTTGCGCAGAAATTCGCAAGCCGGACAATTTGGGAGAAAAAAGCCGCCTTCAAGGCCTTATTCAAGGTAGTCGATCCCGGAAGTGACCCCATCGCCTTGCAGCCAGGCAAAGTGCTCAACGCTCTCCAGCCCGTTTCGAAATCCCAAAGCGGCCACGCAGCCAACAAGATGCGAAAAAATCTGGTGGCGGCCTGGTACTGGGGTGTCAAATATCTAAGTTTCCCTGAGAAAAATCCCTGCCAAATTGACAGGTTCCCGGAAACTAAGAGCCCCCGCTACGTGCCTTCGGAACAAGACTTCTGGGCGGCGTACGATGCAGCCAATCCTTATGACCAGAGGATGCTGCTCGCGTACTTAAATACGGCCGCCAGAAAACGGGAGTTGTTTGGGATGACGTGGGCGGATGTCGACTTCGATAACCGGCGGGTACGGTTGTGGACGGCCAAGCGCGAGGGTGGAGCCAAGGAATTCGACTGGATTCCGATGACGGACGACCTTTTCGCGACCATGGTCGAGCAACGCAAACACGCCAGAGGGGATCTGGTCTTCCCTGACCCGGAGACTGGCGAAGCGTTCACCTCGCGGCAGCACTATCTGGAACGATTGTGTAAGCGGGCCAAGGTTAGAACGTTTTGCTGGCATGCGATTCGTCACCTGTCGGCGAGCATTCTCATCCAGAACCAGGTTCCCTTGCCCACGATCCAAAAAATCCTCCGGCATAAGAACCTCACCACCACCCAGGGCTACATCCACGAGTTGGATAATGCCCGGGATCTCATGGCAGCGCTGTCCCGCACAAACAAAAGCCCCCGGACGAGGTCGAGTCGTCCGAGGGCTGATTTAGTGGCGGTGAAGTAA
- a CDS encoding MFS transporter: MPLDREKSDKSTEKEADSTAITKAMDLMTSIILLRQNRIVRGRPNGRDNRPSTLNKNLFGGVIGNMLEWYDFAVFGFLAPVIGNNFFPSDNPLDSLLSAFGVFAAAFIARPLGGIFFGYVGDHFGRKKALQFSVLLMAVPTVLMGLLPTHAAIGTLAPILLVLLRLIQGLSVGGELIGSIAFVAETAPLKQRGYYSSWTFASSYTGMTLGSLSAVGLYAALGTQAMQDWGWRIPFLSGIVIALAAYWIRRELTETPIFKRMQHGGQVDANPLHEALQLVPGDIFHAFALVALVGGGFYTLFIWWPTFLTDYLHPGIPHAAALNTVSLIVLIILIPIAGRLSDIYGRRPLLVWSSAGLTLLSWPLFLLATQGGLLPALVSQLCFSALMGLFLGPIPATLVEMFPARYRYSAIGLSYNISLCCFGGTAPLLATWLVKHYQTISAPALYVVALSGLNLIAALALPQGQPHRPQRDLLQEL; this comes from the coding sequence ATGCCCCTTGACCGCGAAAAATCTGACAAATCAACAGAGAAAGAAGCCGATTCGACTGCCATCACGAAGGCAATGGATCTGATGACAAGTATCATCCTTCTTCGTCAGAACCGAATCGTGCGGGGCAGGCCCAATGGACGAGATAACCGGCCAAGTACCCTGAACAAAAATCTGTTTGGCGGCGTCATCGGCAACATGCTTGAATGGTACGACTTTGCAGTTTTTGGTTTCCTGGCCCCGGTGATCGGGAACAATTTCTTCCCCTCGGACAATCCACTGGACTCGCTTTTAAGCGCGTTTGGCGTATTTGCGGCGGCTTTCATCGCCCGGCCGCTGGGGGGAATCTTTTTCGGTTATGTCGGCGACCACTTTGGCCGTAAAAAAGCCCTGCAATTTTCCGTGCTGCTGATGGCCGTCCCCACGGTCCTGATGGGTTTGCTGCCTACCCACGCTGCAATCGGAACCCTCGCCCCGATCCTCCTGGTGTTGCTGCGCCTGATCCAGGGACTGTCCGTTGGCGGCGAACTGATCGGTTCGATCGCCTTTGTGGCTGAAACTGCGCCGTTGAAGCAGCGCGGCTATTACAGCAGTTGGACCTTTGCCAGCAGTTACACGGGCATGACGCTGGGGTCGCTTAGCGCGGTTGGTCTGTACGCAGCGCTTGGAACCCAGGCCATGCAGGACTGGGGTTGGCGCATCCCCTTTCTTTCCGGCATCGTCATTGCCCTTGCCGCGTACTGGATTCGTCGGGAATTGACGGAAACGCCGATTTTTAAACGCATGCAGCACGGCGGGCAGGTTGACGCCAACCCCCTGCACGAAGCCCTGCAACTGGTGCCTGGGGATATTTTCCACGCCTTTGCGCTGGTGGCGCTGGTCGGCGGCGGATTCTACACGCTCTTTATATGGTGGCCCACCTTCCTGACGGACTATCTCCACCCCGGCATTCCCCATGCGGCGGCGCTGAATACGGTGTCCCTGATCGTCCTCATCATTCTTATTCCCATCGCGGGCCGGCTCTCCGACATCTACGGGCGCAGGCCCCTGCTTGTCTGGAGTTCGGCCGGGTTGACCCTCTTGTCCTGGCCGCTTTTTCTGCTGGCGACCCAGGGTGGCTTACTCCCGGCACTGGTGTCGCAACTTTGCTTCAGCGCGCTTATGGGTCTTTTTCTCGGCCCGATTCCCGCGACGTTGGTTGAAATGTTCCCGGCGCGCTATCGCTATAGCGCCATCGGGCTGAGCTACAACATCTCCTTATGTTGCTTCGGCGGCACAGCGCCACTCCTGGCCACCTGGCTGGTCAAACACTACCAGACCATTAGTGCGCCAGCGCTCTATGTGGTCGCCCTTTCCGGCCTGAACCTCATCGCCGCCCTGGCCTTGCCTCAGGGCCAACCCCACAGGCCACAACGTGACCTTCTTCAAGAACTTTAA
- a CDS encoding OmpA family protein, which yields MTSSNSQDTQADRKLHSLAREFGARLGGSLVQAIADKLEPRLARDASVDLESRKQQFQDIVGALAKRTGAAGPGLGDAERLAAIEQLCDQAITLSQERLVALEAAEARMAVLLGERAAAGEALARAAAEHEALLASRQALAREAAGASQALAVAEQELQTTREAMDESQAALEAATQATARLTQDARQAEQARDEALMRHAALEADSARARAELHTLGETAARLERELAQAQAAVSDQSVLAAAKAKAQADLIRLTARLGSLEQELAAARQEAEAHRTAAAEAMARLAKREQAAALAEQRAAAAGRERAMLEDALADKRFEATALEDRLGALERELGSARSLAERQQGAALAAQTRLSALEQAAALAEERAASAARERKTLEDALAGARFEAMTLSDRMADLGRELAEARGTAAGLRGDLAVAQERGEEAQWAAKDLHGRLAGAVQERQALAEELSRVRQTAEAAAARLQPLERELAEARVVAAGQDAAAVAAAARISRLEREAEAFEANRQGLVSEKTALQTRLAELEHMLALAQDRADAAVREGKNFEQALSGARLEAAALGERIAGLERGQAAARETAGQRLAELDAARMRLADLEQAAHAGAEQLAAARQEREAMAGELSQARLAAKAAAARLDSLERELAEAREAGSRQATATAQATAEAGRLALKAGLAEERLRVLAGEKAALEQAAAAGQGEMAALSEQAREAGSRVRELEARLAQVQAEGQRLEGEAQAAGSRAQAASEEATGLRSRVAALEAGEAAGKKLLVGRWLAPAVLVLLLAVQGWVYYRESARPTEPRGAGPDVAAAAPAATPAMLDEAQTRILAEFETLKERLAGADAGAAAVRAETAGHLVAVLQKLDALKTSEAAPGPGPAPATRTGSGAVKITIPFSSEQGSVPPDAAGQIAEAAQRLKAAGVGSVLVIGYTDNSRLRRALLRQYGTNAVLSQARAASVAEGLVKNGIDAGKVQIHGFGSAMPVSPNDTPFNREKNRRVEIIAW from the coding sequence ATGACAAGCAGCAATTCCCAGGATACCCAAGCGGACCGCAAACTCCATTCCCTGGCCCGGGAATTCGGTGCCCGCCTGGGCGGCAGCCTTGTCCAGGCCATCGCCGACAAGCTCGAACCCCGTCTCGCCCGCGACGCCTCCGTTGATCTGGAATCACGTAAACAGCAATTTCAGGACATCGTAGGCGCCTTGGCCAAGCGGACCGGCGCGGCCGGCCCGGGCCTTGGCGACGCGGAGCGTCTGGCCGCCATTGAACAACTTTGCGATCAGGCCATCACCCTGTCCCAGGAACGGCTTGTCGCCCTGGAAGCCGCCGAGGCCCGGATGGCGGTCCTTTTGGGCGAGCGTGCGGCGGCAGGCGAGGCCCTGGCCAGGGCAGCGGCCGAACACGAGGCGTTGCTGGCCAGCCGGCAGGCCCTTGCCCGCGAAGCGGCCGGGGCCAGCCAGGCCTTGGCCGTTGCCGAGCAGGAGTTGCAAACGACCCGGGAGGCCATGGACGAAAGCCAGGCGGCCCTGGAGGCGGCAACCCAGGCGACGGCGCGTCTTACGCAGGACGCCCGACAGGCCGAGCAGGCCCGGGACGAGGCGCTTATGCGGCACGCGGCCCTGGAAGCGGACAGCGCCCGGGCCAGGGCCGAACTGCACACCCTTGGGGAAACGGCGGCGCGGCTGGAACGCGAACTTGCCCAGGCACAAGCGGCGGTTTCCGACCAGTCGGTCCTGGCCGCCGCCAAGGCCAAGGCCCAGGCCGACCTGATCCGTCTGACGGCCCGTCTCGGTTCCCTGGAGCAAGAGCTGGCTGCGGCGCGCCAGGAGGCTGAGGCCCATCGGACGGCGGCTGCCGAGGCCATGGCGCGTCTGGCCAAGCGAGAACAGGCGGCGGCCCTGGCCGAGCAGCGTGCGGCGGCGGCCGGCCGCGAGCGCGCCATGCTCGAAGACGCCCTGGCCGACAAGCGTTTTGAGGCTACGGCTCTGGAAGACCGGCTGGGAGCGCTGGAGCGGGAACTGGGGTCGGCCCGCAGCCTTGCCGAGCGGCAGCAAGGCGCGGCCCTGGCCGCCCAGACCCGGCTTTCGGCGTTGGAGCAGGCGGCAGCCCTGGCCGAGGAACGGGCGGCTTCAGCGGCCCGCGAGCGCAAGACCCTTGAGGACGCTTTGGCCGGGGCGCGTTTTGAGGCTATGACCCTGTCCGACCGTATGGCCGATCTGGGTCGGGAACTGGCCGAGGCCCGGGGGACGGCGGCTGGGCTCCGGGGCGATCTGGCCGTTGCCCAGGAGCGCGGCGAAGAGGCGCAATGGGCCGCCAAGGATTTGCATGGGCGGCTGGCCGGGGCTGTCCAGGAACGCCAGGCCCTGGCCGAAGAGTTGTCCCGGGTGCGCCAGACGGCTGAGGCTGCGGCAGCGCGTCTGCAACCGCTGGAGCGCGAGTTGGCCGAGGCCCGGGTCGTGGCCGCCGGCCAGGACGCGGCTGCTGTAGCGGCGGCGGCCCGGATAAGCCGGCTTGAACGCGAGGCCGAGGCTTTCGAGGCGAACCGCCAGGGGCTTGTTTCGGAAAAAACGGCGCTGCAAACGCGCCTTGCCGAACTGGAGCACATGCTGGCCCTGGCCCAGGACCGGGCGGACGCGGCGGTTCGAGAGGGCAAAAATTTCGAGCAGGCCCTGTCCGGGGCCCGTTTGGAGGCGGCGGCGCTGGGCGAGCGGATAGCCGGATTGGAGCGCGGACAGGCGGCGGCCCGTGAGACGGCCGGGCAGCGGCTGGCGGAGCTGGACGCGGCCCGGATGCGCCTTGCCGATCTGGAACAGGCGGCCCACGCCGGTGCCGAACAACTGGCCGCAGCCAGACAGGAACGCGAGGCGATGGCCGGGGAGCTGTCCCAGGCGCGTCTGGCGGCCAAGGCAGCGGCGGCGCGTCTGGATTCCCTGGAACGCGAGTTGGCCGAGGCCCGCGAGGCAGGCAGCCGGCAGGCGACGGCAACGGCCCAGGCGACGGCCGAGGCCGGCCGGCTGGCCCTCAAGGCCGGTCTGGCCGAGGAACGCCTGCGGGTCTTGGCCGGGGAAAAAGCGGCGCTGGAACAGGCTGCGGCGGCGGGTCAGGGGGAGATGGCCGCGCTGTCCGAGCAGGCCCGTGAGGCAGGCAGCCGTGTCCGGGAGCTTGAAGCCCGTCTGGCGCAGGTCCAGGCCGAGGGGCAGCGCCTGGAGGGCGAGGCCCAGGCCGCCGGGAGCCGGGCGCAGGCGGCAAGCGAGGAAGCCACCGGACTGCGGTCACGGGTCGCGGCGCTGGAAGCCGGGGAGGCCGCGGGGAAGAAGCTTCTGGTCGGGCGATGGCTCGCGCCGGCCGTCCTTGTCCTGCTCCTGGCGGTGCAGGGCTGGGTGTATTATCGGGAATCGGCCCGGCCCACAGAGCCTCGTGGGGCCGGCCCCGATGTCGCCGCCGCCGCGCCTGCCGCGACGCCGGCCATGCTCGACGAGGCCCAAACGCGCATCCTGGCCGAATTTGAGACCCTCAAGGAACGGCTGGCCGGGGCCGACGCCGGTGCCGCCGCCGTCCGGGCCGAGACGGCCGGCCACCTTGTTGCAGTCTTGCAAAAACTCGACGCGCTCAAGACCTCCGAGGCCGCGCCCGGCCCCGGGCCCGCCCCTGCAACCAGGACCGGCTCCGGCGCCGTCAAGATCACCATCCCGTTTTCTTCGGAGCAGGGCAGCGTGCCGCCAGACGCGGCCGGGCAGATTGCCGAGGCGGCGCAGCGGCTCAAAGCCGCCGGCGTCGGCTCCGTCCTGGTCATTGGCTACACAGATAATTCCCGTCTGCGTCGCGCCCTGCTGCGGCAATATGGCACCAACGCCGTCCTTTCCCAAGCCCGGGCCGCTTCGGTGGCCGAGGGCCTTGTCAAAAACGGCATTGACGCCGGGAAGGTGCAAATCCATGGATTCGGTTCGGCCATGCCGGTATCCCCCAACGATACGCCGTTTAATCGGGAAAAGAACCGTCGGGTCGAAATTATCGCCTGGTAA
- the tnpC gene encoding IS66 family transposase, with amino-acid sequence MAASQADQQEHIVQLEQRLQLLNLIIYGPKSEKKPRTGQEQQLSLFDEAEQTAEEHKPQTFEEACAPASTRRKRGRRPIPADLPRVEIIHDLPESEKTCPCGAELVRIGEEVSEKLDIVPAKIQVIRHIRPKYACRTCEGVEDDGPTVKTAPMPPQIIPQGIVTQGLLAHVAVAKYADALPLYRQEDQFARLGLDISRGTLAGWMIRVAKSCDPLIDMIIAEIRSGPIVNMDETTVQVLAEPGRANTTKSFMWVARGGTPGKPVVLFRYHPTRAGSVAAEILGDFKGYLQTDGYSGYEALGEREGLRHLGCLAHVRRKFVEVEKSAGKKAKGGTAHAVLDLIGKLYGVEHQAERQQLNPEQIKVLRAEKSRPILDKLKALLDARAATTPPKSLLGKAIGYAIKQWERLVVYLEDGRLRPDNNLAENAIRPFAVGRKNWLFSGHPRGADASATIYSLIETAKANGLEPYRYLRHLFEHLPAATTDAQRKALLPQYSDPQSLIIPA; translated from the coding sequence ATGGCTGCCAGTCAGGCTGACCAGCAAGAGCACATCGTCCAACTTGAGCAGCGCCTTCAGCTCCTGAACCTGATCATTTACGGCCCGAAGTCCGAGAAAAAGCCCCGTACCGGCCAGGAGCAGCAGCTCTCCCTGTTCGACGAGGCCGAGCAGACTGCGGAGGAGCACAAACCGCAGACCTTCGAGGAGGCCTGCGCCCCGGCGAGCACCCGCCGCAAACGCGGCCGTCGCCCCATCCCTGCGGATCTGCCCCGGGTGGAGATCATCCACGACCTGCCGGAATCGGAGAAGACCTGCCCCTGCGGCGCTGAGCTGGTCCGCATCGGTGAGGAAGTCAGCGAAAAGCTCGACATCGTGCCGGCCAAAATCCAGGTCATCCGCCACATCCGGCCAAAATACGCCTGCCGTACCTGCGAAGGTGTGGAGGACGATGGGCCGACGGTGAAAACCGCGCCCATGCCACCCCAAATCATCCCCCAGGGCATCGTGACTCAGGGCCTTTTGGCCCATGTCGCCGTGGCCAAGTATGCCGACGCGCTGCCCCTGTACCGCCAGGAGGATCAGTTCGCTCGCCTGGGGCTGGACATCTCCCGGGGAACCCTGGCTGGCTGGATGATCCGCGTAGCCAAGTCCTGCGATCCGCTCATCGACATGATCATCGCTGAAATTCGTTCCGGCCCCATCGTCAACATGGACGAAACCACGGTCCAGGTGCTTGCCGAACCAGGCCGGGCCAACACCACGAAATCATTTATGTGGGTCGCCCGGGGCGGAACACCGGGAAAACCGGTCGTCCTGTTTCGCTATCATCCGACCCGGGCCGGCAGCGTGGCTGCGGAAATTCTTGGCGATTTCAAAGGCTATCTGCAGACCGACGGCTACAGCGGCTATGAGGCCCTGGGCGAACGGGAAGGCCTGCGCCATCTCGGCTGTTTGGCCCATGTCCGGCGCAAGTTCGTCGAGGTCGAGAAGTCCGCTGGCAAGAAGGCCAAAGGCGGCACGGCCCATGCCGTCCTCGATCTGATCGGCAAACTCTACGGCGTGGAGCACCAAGCCGAAAGGCAACAGCTCAATCCGGAGCAGATCAAGGTCCTGCGAGCCGAAAAATCCAGGCCGATCCTGGACAAGCTTAAGGCGCTGCTCGATGCACGCGCCGCCACCACCCCGCCCAAGAGTCTGCTCGGCAAGGCCATTGGCTATGCTATCAAACAGTGGGAGCGGTTGGTCGTCTACCTGGAAGACGGCCGACTGCGTCCGGACAACAACCTGGCCGAAAACGCCATCCGCCCCTTTGCCGTGGGCCGCAAAAACTGGCTGTTCTCAGGCCATCCGCGCGGAGCCGACGCCTCGGCCACCATCTACTCCCTCATCGAAACGGCCAAGGCCAACGGGCTGGAGCCATACCGCTACCTGCGCCACCTCTTCGAGCACTTGCCGGCGGCAACCACTGACGCCCAACGCAAGGCCCTCCTGCCCCAGTACAGCGATCCTCAAAGCCTCATCATACCTGCCTGA